A window from Nitrospira sp. ND1 encodes these proteins:
- the ispH gene encoding 4-hydroxy-3-methylbut-2-enyl diphosphate reductase, whose protein sequence is MKIYLANPRGFCAGVDRAIDIVDLSLKKYGAPIYVRHEIVHSRHVVNSLRHKGAVFVEELNEVPEGSVVIFSAHGVAKSVWEEAQSRRLHVIDATCPLVIKVHNEVNRDYTQGYELILIGHAGHPEVIGTLGQIPDKFHLVSSVKDVESLHVEKTQNLSYVTQTTLSVDECRDIVEALHRRFPNIKGPHQEDICYATQNRQNAVKSLSKLVDVILVIGSPNSSNSNRLRELGEHCGIPSYLIDAASDINPDWLKDAKSVGLSAGASAPEVLVTEVVAYLKRLGSSEEVEELTVIEEDVEFLLPKELVTIESASRVSASAN, encoded by the coding sequence ATGAAGATTTATTTAGCCAATCCTCGTGGATTCTGCGCGGGTGTCGACCGCGCCATAGATATCGTCGATTTGTCGCTCAAAAAATACGGCGCCCCGATTTATGTGCGCCATGAGATCGTCCACAGCCGGCATGTCGTGAACTCGCTGCGGCATAAGGGTGCCGTGTTTGTGGAAGAGCTGAATGAAGTGCCGGAAGGATCGGTCGTGATCTTCAGTGCCCACGGTGTGGCAAAATCGGTGTGGGAGGAGGCGCAGAGCCGCCGCCTGCACGTGATCGATGCCACCTGTCCGCTGGTGATCAAGGTGCATAACGAAGTGAACCGCGACTATACGCAAGGGTATGAATTGATCCTTATCGGCCATGCGGGACACCCGGAGGTGATCGGGACGTTGGGCCAGATCCCGGATAAGTTCCACCTGGTGTCCTCGGTCAAAGACGTGGAGAGCCTCCATGTCGAGAAGACGCAGAATCTCTCTTATGTGACCCAGACCACGCTGAGCGTCGATGAATGCCGGGACATTGTCGAGGCGTTGCATCGACGGTTCCCCAATATCAAGGGGCCGCACCAGGAAGATATCTGTTATGCCACCCAGAACCGCCAGAATGCGGTCAAGTCGTTGTCGAAGCTGGTCGATGTGATTCTCGTGATCGGATCACCGAACAGCTCGAATTCGAATCGGCTTCGCGAATTGGGCGAGCATTGCGGCATTCCCTCCTATCTCATCGATGCGGCGTCGGACATCAATCCCGATTGGCTGAAAGATGCCAAGAGTGTGGGACTGTCCGCTGGGGCTTCGGCCCCCGAAGTCCTGGTCACCGAAGTGGTGGCCTACCTGAAGCGTCTTGGCTCTTCGGAAGAGGTCGAGGAACTGACGGTCATCGAAGAAGATGTCGAGTTTCTCCTTCCCAAAGAATTGGTCACGATCGAATCGGCTTCGCGCGTGTCGGCCTCGGCGAACTAG
- a CDS encoding outer membrane protein assembly factor BamD yields the protein MHRHSRGLCVGLTIVVGMLWFAAGCSSKPKTTADAKPVSGTDEQIFLGDTIEKNYDPNVIMKRGEAFFDKEEFAEAIVEYQHFLELHRAHQLAVYAQLRLAESHLRMAKSIDRDPEPIQKAIAAFEKLRKDFPGSKYEAQALQRIADCHDWLAQTHLFVGQFYYRRASYLAAAHRFDQIMKDYPDKKVAPEALYYLALTYQELGADDWAMEKLQLLAEKYPNSENAGDGRRLLAKLEKKSPPAPTVVAKTDTPAPQNQPSTTLLAASVPSSSFTPSATTPSIPNLKNSPALSLGQPFVSCRLGAWC from the coding sequence ATGCACAGGCATTCAAGGGGGTTGTGTGTCGGTCTCACCATTGTGGTGGGAATGTTATGGTTTGCAGCTGGATGCTCCAGCAAACCGAAGACGACCGCCGACGCCAAACCCGTAAGCGGCACGGATGAGCAGATCTTCCTCGGCGACACGATCGAGAAGAACTACGATCCGAACGTGATCATGAAGCGCGGCGAGGCGTTCTTCGACAAGGAGGAGTTTGCCGAGGCCATCGTCGAATACCAGCATTTCCTGGAATTGCATCGAGCCCATCAACTGGCCGTCTATGCCCAGCTCCGTTTGGCGGAAAGCCATCTCCGGATGGCCAAGTCGATCGACCGAGACCCGGAGCCGATCCAAAAGGCCATCGCCGCGTTTGAAAAACTGCGGAAGGATTTCCCCGGCAGCAAGTATGAAGCGCAGGCGCTCCAGCGTATTGCCGATTGCCACGACTGGCTCGCTCAGACGCACCTGTTCGTCGGTCAGTTTTACTATCGTCGAGCCTCCTATCTGGCAGCCGCGCATCGATTCGATCAGATTATGAAAGACTATCCGGACAAGAAGGTGGCGCCGGAGGCCTTGTACTATTTGGCCCTCACCTATCAGGAACTCGGTGCCGATGATTGGGCCATGGAAAAACTTCAACTTCTAGCCGAGAAGTATCCGAACAGCGAGAACGCCGGCGATGGCCGCCGGCTACTGGCCAAGCTGGAGAAGAAATCGCCACCTGCGCCGACCGTCGTGGCCAAGACCGACACGCCGGCTCCGCAGAATCAACCTTCGACGACACTGCTTGCGGCCTCGGTGCCATCGTCGAGCTTTACGCCTTCCGCTACAACACCCAGCATCCCCAACCTGAAGAATTCGCCGGCCCTCTCCCTTGGGCAACCGTTCGTTTCCTGCCGGCTCGGCGCCTGGTGCTGA
- a CDS encoding inorganic phosphate transporter, with product MAELSGLLLVVVILALLFDFSNGWHDSANAIATVVSTRVVSPSTAVLVAGVLNVAGAFMSTAVAKMVGTGIVDPQSVTQAVVASALAGAIVWNFVTLLLGLPTSSSHALIGGLVGAALTHGGTAAVKFSGLRSVLEAMVLSPFFGFAIGLVLMVILSWVFFRVPRALALRLFSRMQLVSASFMAFSHGANDAQKAMGIITLALVSAGVLPTAEVPTWVIGSCALAMGLGTAVGGWRIVRTLGMRIVKLEPVHGFAAETGAAIVLLATAHIGLPVSTTHTITSTVMGVGAVKRLSAVRWGVTRRILSAWLFTLPGAALLSTICYLFLSKLQ from the coding sequence ATGGCTGAACTGAGCGGGTTGTTGTTGGTCGTCGTGATTCTGGCATTGCTCTTTGATTTTTCCAACGGCTGGCACGACAGCGCCAATGCCATTGCGACCGTGGTGTCGACGCGTGTGGTGAGTCCGTCGACGGCGGTGCTGGTGGCGGGTGTGCTCAATGTGGCCGGGGCGTTCATGTCGACTGCCGTCGCCAAGATGGTCGGAACCGGGATCGTGGATCCGCAGTCGGTGACGCAGGCGGTGGTGGCCTCGGCCTTGGCCGGGGCGATTGTGTGGAATTTTGTGACCCTGTTACTGGGACTTCCGACCAGCTCTTCTCATGCGCTGATCGGGGGGCTGGTCGGTGCTGCGTTGACCCACGGCGGCACGGCGGCCGTCAAGTTCTCGGGCCTGCGCTCGGTGCTTGAGGCGATGGTGTTGTCTCCGTTTTTCGGGTTTGCCATCGGGCTGGTGCTGATGGTGATCCTGAGTTGGGTATTTTTCCGGGTGCCGCGCGCCCTGGCCTTGCGGCTGTTCTCACGCATGCAGCTGGTCTCGGCCAGTTTCATGGCATTCAGCCACGGGGCGAACGATGCGCAGAAGGCCATGGGCATCATCACGTTGGCGTTGGTGTCCGCCGGAGTGCTTCCAACTGCGGAAGTGCCCACCTGGGTGATCGGTTCCTGCGCCCTGGCGATGGGGCTCGGCACGGCGGTCGGCGGGTGGCGGATCGTGCGAACCCTCGGCATGCGAATCGTGAAGCTGGAACCGGTCCATGGCTTCGCGGCTGAAACCGGAGCCGCTATCGTGTTGCTGGCGACGGCTCATATCGGTTTGCCGGTCAGCACGACGCATACCATCACCTCCACCGTCATGGGTGTCGGGGCGGTCAAGCGGCTCTCGGCGGTGCGTTGGGGCGTGACCAGACGAATCCTGTCGGCATGGCTCTTCACCTTGCCGGGGGCTGCGCTACTGTCGACTATCTGCTACCTGTTTCTGTCGAAACTGCAGTAG
- a CDS encoding 3-oxoacyl-ACP synthase III family protein, with the protein MKRSRIVGTGSYVPSRVVDNQEVAAPLGLDPDQIVALTGIRTRYWVEQGQASSDLAVVAGQCACEAAGITPQSVDAILVSTTSPDSAFPSTACHVQRALGANPVMAFDLSASCSGFLYGVSMADVMIRSGQVRSCLVIAAEVKSRSLDARDRETAMLFGDGAGAVLVVQEDSAQPDAPGILGVRLYADGSGHGLITIPAGGSRKPVGVDTVRASEHMLRMQGRAVFRSAVRRLEQAMIDVLKEFGLAAGDVTRVIAHQANARILEQLRRRLGLSQEAVYSVIEQYGNTSSASLPIALDQAVRTQRLAAGDLVLLGAFGGGLTWATGLVRW; encoded by the coding sequence GTGAAGCGCAGTCGCATTGTCGGAACCGGTTCGTACGTGCCCTCCCGGGTTGTAGACAACCAGGAGGTAGCCGCTCCGCTCGGCCTGGACCCGGACCAGATTGTCGCTTTGACCGGGATTCGGACCAGGTATTGGGTAGAGCAGGGCCAGGCGTCGTCGGACTTGGCGGTAGTCGCCGGGCAGTGCGCGTGCGAGGCCGCCGGGATAACTCCACAGTCTGTCGATGCGATTCTTGTTTCAACGACCTCTCCCGACAGCGCCTTTCCCTCGACGGCCTGCCATGTCCAACGTGCGCTGGGTGCGAATCCGGTCATGGCATTCGACCTGTCGGCTTCCTGCTCGGGGTTTCTCTATGGGGTATCGATGGCGGATGTCATGATTCGGAGCGGGCAGGTTCGCTCCTGCCTGGTCATTGCCGCCGAGGTGAAATCACGGTCTCTCGATGCGAGGGACAGAGAGACCGCCATGCTCTTCGGCGATGGAGCCGGAGCGGTGCTGGTTGTGCAGGAGGACTCGGCCCAACCGGACGCGCCGGGCATTCTTGGTGTGCGGCTCTATGCCGACGGCTCGGGCCACGGCCTGATTACGATTCCCGCCGGGGGGTCGCGGAAGCCCGTCGGGGTGGACACCGTCCGTGCGAGTGAGCACATGCTGCGTATGCAAGGCCGCGCGGTGTTTCGATCGGCGGTACGTCGCCTGGAGCAGGCAATGATCGATGTCTTAAAGGAGTTCGGGCTTGCGGCCGGCGACGTGACAAGGGTCATTGCCCATCAGGCCAATGCGCGGATTTTGGAGCAGCTGCGTCGTCGTCTCGGCCTCTCGCAGGAGGCGGTCTACTCGGTGATTGAACAGTATGGGAATACATCGTCGGCCTCCCTGCCGATCGCGCTGGATCAGGCGGTTCGGACACAGCGACTTGCGGCAGGGGATCTGGTGTTGTTGGGCGCATTCGGCGGGGGCTTGACCTGGGCGACAGGACTGGTGCGCTGGTAA
- a CDS encoding response regulator transcription factor yields MPPPATTHKKILIVEDEKDILQLVKLYLEKEGFRTVSAMTGTEGLRQVKAEHPDLIILDLMLPELDGLEVCKRIRLNQETALLPILMLTAKAEESDTVIGLELGADDYVTKPFSPKALVARVKALLRRLERNANIPQTQYHYGPLTVDLSRHEVRLDGQEVALTAKEFGLLEHLLRNIGRVLTRDVLLSAVWGYDYYGTTRTVDVHVRRLKQKLPLLDDAIISIKSLGYKLRESDVPA; encoded by the coding sequence ATGCCTCCCCCCGCAACGACACATAAAAAAATTCTGATCGTCGAAGACGAGAAGGACATTCTCCAACTCGTCAAGCTCTATCTGGAGAAGGAAGGGTTCCGCACCGTCTCCGCGATGACCGGCACAGAGGGGCTCCGCCAGGTCAAAGCCGAGCATCCCGACCTGATCATTCTCGACCTCATGTTGCCTGAACTCGACGGGCTGGAAGTCTGCAAACGAATCCGGCTCAATCAAGAGACGGCCCTGCTTCCCATTCTCATGCTGACCGCCAAGGCGGAAGAATCCGACACGGTCATCGGCCTCGAACTGGGCGCCGACGACTACGTGACCAAACCCTTCAGCCCCAAGGCGCTGGTGGCGCGCGTCAAGGCGCTCCTCCGACGGCTGGAACGGAACGCAAACATCCCCCAGACGCAATATCACTACGGCCCCTTGACCGTGGATCTCTCCCGGCACGAGGTCCGGCTGGATGGACAGGAAGTCGCGCTCACGGCCAAAGAGTTCGGCCTGCTGGAACACCTGCTGCGCAACATCGGGCGGGTGCTCACTCGCGACGTGCTGCTCAGCGCCGTGTGGGGCTACGACTACTACGGTACCACGCGCACGGTCGATGTCCACGTGCGCCGGCTCAAACAAAAACTTCCGCTGCTGGACGACGCCATCATTTCGATCAAATCGCTCGGATACAAACTACGCGAATCCGACGTACCTGCATGA
- a CDS encoding DUF47 domain-containing protein — MFGLIPREEAFFDLFKNAAHNMIEGSRLLKDMTEDFRNPVEKAKRIKDVEHVGDGITHEIARKLNQTFITPIDREDIHDLASALDDILDVVEAIADRFVLYKVTAPTESAIRLANVLYQAAVEVGATVDLLGKSHQAVTECSVRVNSLENEADRISRDAISLLFEKETDPIAVIKWKEIYENFEAGTDRCEDVANILERIALKHT; from the coding sequence ATGTTCGGTCTCATTCCTCGGGAAGAAGCATTTTTCGATTTGTTCAAGAATGCGGCGCACAACATGATCGAGGGGAGTCGTCTCCTGAAAGATATGACGGAGGATTTCCGGAATCCTGTCGAAAAGGCCAAACGCATCAAGGACGTTGAGCATGTCGGGGACGGTATTACCCATGAGATTGCCAGGAAGCTGAACCAGACATTCATCACGCCCATCGACCGAGAGGATATTCATGATCTCGCGAGTGCCCTCGACGATATCCTGGATGTGGTCGAGGCCATCGCCGACCGATTTGTCCTCTACAAGGTGACGGCTCCCACGGAGTCGGCGATCCGGCTGGCGAACGTGTTGTATCAGGCGGCGGTGGAGGTCGGGGCGACCGTGGACTTGCTGGGCAAGTCGCACCAGGCCGTCACGGAGTGCAGCGTGCGGGTCAATAGCTTGGAGAATGAAGCCGACCGCATTTCCCGCGATGCCATCTCTCTGTTGTTCGAGAAGGAGACGGACCCGATCGCCGTGATCAAATGGAAAGAGATCTACGAAAACTTCGAAGCGGGGACGGATCGGTGCGAAGATGTCGCCAATATTCTTGAGCGCATCGCGTTAAAGCACACGTGA
- the smc gene encoding chromosome segregation protein SMC produces the protein MYLKSLEMLGFKSFAEAKIQFPKGITAIVGPNGSGKSNVVDSILWVLGEQSTKTLRSEKMEDVIFNGTEVRKPLGLVEVSLVIGGLGELRLDAISGLPSELSEYQELMITRRLYRNGDSEYLINKTPCRLKDIRNVLIETRAGSKGHTVIEQGRIEQILQASPQDRRELIEETAGIVRYKKQKAEALRKLEATQQNLVRVRDIVAEVKKQLNSLERQARQARSYQTLQQEARGLEIELLSRDYRTMHADLESVDHEAREVEAQEAEQVAEQARLDSEQEAIRLRMNDAAAAISRVRDTLAGTEQRQSQALTAAEVERNRTELFERQRMQAAQEMERLAADQEQAQSEIETLRAMLLQLEGDIVEQEAQFQQADVEAKSLAGHRASAVAEEERARKDVLNLAVLVANTEQSLTQVTARQQETAARAERVSREQEQLTAQVAGLDQQRDLLAAQREEASGRIQELMAERQAAIERIEGLGGQITGLDRDIVKFSEDVAGVESRLGALQGVVREEMGYGREGEEEGTALKTCDGVREALAEWLVIPPGLDRAVETILGERVRGWLVDEPSAACRAVEFLKGKELGRGAFLPQQLRWAPEQAALDSSASWWPTLTGQPGVVGRATDLIRAEGASAATLSYLFDGIVFVESLDVALQLWQQHQWAAPAGPTYVTLSGETLDAAGVMTGGGSSASGGLLQRRREVLELEARRTAAVQALEQARSAREDAAAELGLGREDEQRLGRAIREAEMLELSLQKDDAGVERQRGELHRRMEVLAEELQRGLAEQARLQEEFQSSQAQLGQWVAEKVGQETGLLHVRERLVVIESQSLAIQQRLTEVRLSLESMRGRREHATNDIARFTQRLDAAQRRAIDLEEQVAGLVEATENSREEQTRQEALCRALGAEVDGIKAELVAAQERQAQEMDGLHAVEETLSQVRQSLSALHDRRMRAEVRKAEVKAHLSTIESTLAGTYQLEPATLLLPASDQPVPEGEEPPAPVSILETPQLREQIQKIRERLDRMGAINLAAIDEHRELEERYQFLTTQEQDLSTSIASLKEIIHRINRTTKDMFVETFNELQQKFRDVFSQFFPGGRAELQLVEEPLEEGVEDNGAREPGVEIVAQPPGKRLKSITMLSGGEKTLTAMALLIASFLIRPTPFCILDEIDAPLDEENIGRFTSVLRSLSSTAQFMVITHNKRTMAMADSLFGVTMEEPGVSTLISVKLGDLQPA, from the coding sequence GTGTATCTGAAGTCATTGGAAATGCTCGGCTTCAAGTCGTTCGCGGAGGCGAAGATCCAATTTCCGAAAGGCATCACGGCCATCGTGGGCCCGAACGGGAGCGGCAAAAGTAATGTCGTGGACTCCATCCTCTGGGTGCTGGGTGAGCAAAGTACGAAGACGCTTCGAAGCGAGAAGATGGAAGACGTCATCTTCAACGGCACCGAGGTTCGCAAACCGTTGGGGCTGGTGGAGGTGTCGCTGGTGATCGGCGGGCTGGGAGAATTACGGCTGGATGCGATTTCCGGGCTACCAAGCGAGCTGAGTGAATATCAGGAACTGATGATCACCCGCCGCCTGTATCGAAACGGGGACAGCGAGTATCTCATCAATAAGACCCCCTGCCGGCTCAAAGACATTCGAAACGTGCTGATTGAAACCAGGGCGGGGTCCAAGGGCCATACCGTCATCGAGCAGGGGCGGATTGAGCAGATCCTGCAGGCCTCGCCCCAGGATCGCCGGGAGCTGATCGAGGAAACCGCCGGTATCGTCCGCTACAAAAAACAAAAGGCCGAAGCCCTTCGCAAGCTTGAAGCGACGCAGCAGAATCTGGTGCGGGTGCGCGACATTGTGGCCGAGGTCAAAAAGCAGCTGAATTCGCTGGAGCGTCAGGCTCGCCAGGCGCGTTCGTATCAAACGCTGCAGCAGGAGGCCCGCGGTCTCGAAATCGAACTCCTGTCCCGCGACTATCGCACCATGCATGCCGACCTGGAGTCCGTCGATCACGAAGCGCGCGAGGTGGAAGCGCAGGAAGCGGAACAGGTGGCCGAACAGGCCCGCCTCGACTCTGAGCAGGAAGCGATCAGGCTGCGCATGAACGACGCGGCGGCGGCCATTTCGCGTGTACGTGACACGTTGGCCGGTACCGAACAGCGGCAGTCGCAGGCCTTGACGGCCGCGGAGGTCGAACGGAACCGCACGGAATTGTTTGAACGTCAACGCATGCAGGCCGCGCAAGAGATGGAACGGTTGGCGGCGGATCAGGAGCAGGCGCAGTCGGAAATCGAGACCCTTCGGGCGATGCTGCTTCAATTGGAGGGGGACATCGTCGAACAGGAGGCGCAATTCCAACAGGCGGATGTCGAGGCGAAATCGTTGGCCGGGCATCGCGCTTCCGCGGTGGCGGAGGAAGAGCGCGCGCGGAAAGATGTGTTGAACCTGGCCGTCCTCGTTGCCAATACAGAGCAGAGCCTGACGCAGGTGACGGCCCGTCAGCAGGAAACCGCCGCCCGGGCGGAACGGGTCTCGCGCGAACAGGAACAGTTGACGGCACAGGTGGCCGGGTTGGATCAGCAGCGCGACTTGCTGGCCGCGCAACGGGAAGAGGCCAGCGGGCGCATTCAAGAACTCATGGCTGAACGGCAGGCGGCGATCGAGCGGATCGAAGGGCTGGGCGGGCAGATCACCGGGCTGGACCGGGATATCGTGAAGTTTTCCGAAGACGTCGCCGGCGTGGAATCGCGCCTCGGTGCCCTGCAGGGTGTCGTGCGTGAGGAAATGGGATATGGCCGGGAAGGTGAGGAGGAAGGCACGGCGTTGAAAACGTGCGACGGCGTGCGCGAAGCGCTTGCCGAGTGGCTCGTGATTCCGCCGGGGCTGGACCGGGCTGTAGAGACGATTCTCGGGGAACGTGTGCGCGGCTGGTTGGTGGATGAACCGTCGGCGGCCTGTCGTGCGGTGGAGTTTCTAAAGGGCAAAGAACTGGGGCGCGGAGCGTTTCTTCCGCAGCAATTGCGATGGGCTCCCGAGCAGGCGGCGCTTGATTCATCGGCCTCGTGGTGGCCGACGCTGACCGGACAGCCTGGTGTGGTGGGGCGCGCGACGGATTTGATCCGTGCGGAAGGCGCCTCTGCCGCGACATTAAGCTATTTGTTCGACGGGATTGTGTTTGTGGAGTCGTTGGATGTGGCGCTGCAGCTCTGGCAGCAGCATCAATGGGCTGCCCCCGCCGGGCCAACATATGTCACGTTATCGGGTGAGACGCTGGATGCCGCCGGTGTGATGACCGGGGGCGGCAGCAGTGCCAGTGGGGGCTTGCTCCAACGTCGGCGCGAAGTATTGGAGTTGGAAGCCCGGAGGACTGCAGCGGTTCAAGCCCTTGAGCAGGCACGGTCGGCGCGGGAGGACGCGGCGGCCGAGTTGGGGCTCGGACGTGAAGATGAGCAGCGCCTCGGCCGGGCGATCCGCGAAGCGGAGATGCTGGAGTTGTCGCTGCAGAAAGACGATGCGGGCGTGGAACGCCAGCGCGGGGAATTGCACCGGCGGATGGAGGTGTTGGCGGAGGAGCTGCAGCGGGGCTTGGCCGAGCAGGCGCGGCTTCAGGAAGAGTTTCAGTCCAGCCAGGCGCAGTTGGGGCAATGGGTGGCGGAAAAGGTCGGGCAGGAAACCGGGTTGCTGCACGTGCGAGAACGGTTGGTGGTGATCGAAAGCCAAAGTCTGGCGATCCAGCAACGGTTGACCGAAGTCCGGTTGTCTCTGGAGAGCATGCGCGGGCGTCGGGAACATGCCACGAACGACATTGCACGGTTTACGCAACGACTCGATGCCGCGCAACGCCGCGCGATCGATTTGGAAGAGCAGGTGGCCGGGTTGGTTGAAGCGACTGAAAATAGTCGCGAAGAGCAGACCAGGCAGGAAGCATTGTGTCGGGCATTGGGCGCTGAGGTAGACGGAATCAAGGCGGAGTTAGTGGCGGCCCAGGAGCGGCAGGCACAGGAAATGGACGGGTTGCATGCGGTAGAGGAAACTCTTAGCCAGGTGCGGCAGAGCCTCTCCGCCTTGCATGATCGACGGATGAGGGCTGAAGTGCGAAAGGCAGAAGTGAAGGCGCATCTCTCCACGATTGAGAGCACGCTCGCCGGCACCTATCAGCTCGAGCCGGCTACGCTGCTCCTGCCGGCGAGTGATCAGCCGGTACCGGAGGGTGAAGAACCGCCGGCCCCCGTCTCGATTCTTGAAACGCCGCAATTGCGGGAGCAGATTCAGAAAATCCGTGAGCGCCTGGACCGGATGGGCGCCATCAATCTGGCGGCCATCGACGAGCATCGTGAGTTGGAAGAGCGGTATCAGTTCCTCACGACGCAGGAGCAGGACCTCTCGACCTCCATCGCGTCGCTCAAGGAGATCATCCACCGGATTAACCGGACGACGAAGGACATGTTCGTGGAGACGTTCAACGAGTTGCAGCAGAAATTCCGGGACGTCTTTTCCCAGTTCTTCCCCGGTGGCCGCGCTGAATTGCAACTGGTCGAAGAGCCGTTGGAAGAGGGCGTGGAAGACAACGGTGCGCGCGAGCCCGGTGTGGAGATTGTGGCCCAGCCGCCGGGGAAGCGCTTGAAGAGCATTACCATGTTGTCCGGCGGAGAGAAGACGCTGACCGCGATGGCGCTGCTCATCGCCAGCTTCCTGATCCGCCCGACGCCGTTCTGCATCCTGGACGAAATCGATGCGCCGCTCGACGAAGAAAATATCGGGCGCTTCACGAGCGTGTTGCGCAGCTTGTCGTCGACCGCCCAGTTCATGGTCATCACGCACAATAAGCGGACGATGGCGATGGCGGACTCGTTGTTCGGGGTGACGATGGAAGAGCCGGGCGTGTCGACGTTGATTTCAGTCAAGCTCGGTGATCTCCAGCCGGCGTAG
- the pnpS gene encoding two-component system histidine kinase PnpS, with amino-acid sequence MNLGIRWKVALGTLAAVFVGLAVAGWLVIRSVEQTELSRMAETLETSSGLAAMTLRPLFDQSGSTVPGPLLHATVRDLSQQAHLRITVIRQDGTVVADSAVPTEGLTHVENHLSRPEVAQALRSGRGMDIRASQTTGERTYYVARLLSASTPAQPGISVIRLGLPLTSIDERVRHIQQDLATAFGAAFLLAMTLSLWVSRNLTKPLSEMAAAARQLAGGTPGVRLVVSSTDEVGLLAQTLNQMTDQLETKIKEVSDDRAQLLAMLIAMVEGVMVLDYRGTVVQVNPALERMFSLELTESRGRHYAELIRHEGLTALVSSVLQTRSGQGGEITLSPSGRCLRVEASIAGGSREQEACAVFVFHDITELRRLEKIRKDFVANVSHELRTPLTSIKGYVEALLDGGKDEPATATAFLEIIMRQSNRLNLILDDLLQLSQIESGQVLFRREPVDLRALLERTVAVIKPLADKKHHTIELSLPDEYWVVEGDEERLVQVFINLLENAVKYTPDQGRISMAIRNATHLRTTPPRAMIEIVVADSGIGIPEADRPRVFERFYRVDKARSRELGGTGLGLAIVKHIVEAHSGQVWVEGNTPRGSRFVVHLPVAQESSTAVSTETGSR; translated from the coding sequence ATGAACCTCGGCATCCGGTGGAAAGTCGCCCTGGGCACCCTCGCCGCCGTCTTCGTCGGCTTGGCCGTCGCGGGGTGGCTGGTCATCCGCTCGGTGGAGCAAACTGAACTCAGCCGCATGGCGGAGACGCTGGAGACCAGCAGCGGCTTAGCCGCCATGACTCTCCGGCCGTTGTTCGATCAGTCCGGATCGACCGTACCAGGCCCCCTGCTCCACGCCACCGTTCGCGACCTGAGCCAGCAGGCCCACCTCCGCATCACCGTGATCCGGCAGGACGGCACCGTCGTCGCCGACAGCGCCGTCCCTACTGAAGGGCTGACTCACGTCGAAAACCACCTCTCGCGGCCGGAAGTCGCGCAGGCACTGCGATCGGGACGCGGGATGGATATCCGGGCCAGCCAGACCACCGGAGAACGCACGTATTATGTCGCCCGCCTGCTGTCAGCCTCGACGCCGGCGCAGCCTGGCATTTCCGTCATCAGACTCGGGCTTCCGCTGACCTCGATCGACGAGCGCGTGCGACACATTCAGCAAGACTTAGCGACGGCGTTCGGCGCGGCCTTCCTGCTGGCCATGACCCTGAGCCTCTGGGTCTCGCGCAATCTCACGAAACCGCTCTCAGAGATGGCCGCAGCCGCCCGCCAACTTGCCGGCGGGACGCCCGGCGTCCGGCTGGTGGTCTCCTCGACAGACGAAGTCGGCCTGCTCGCGCAAACCCTCAACCAGATGACCGACCAGCTGGAAACCAAAATCAAGGAGGTTTCGGACGACCGCGCGCAACTGTTAGCCATGCTGATCGCCATGGTCGAGGGCGTCATGGTGCTGGATTATCGCGGCACCGTCGTCCAGGTGAATCCGGCGCTGGAACGGATGTTCTCTCTGGAACTGACGGAATCGCGGGGCCGGCACTATGCCGAACTCATCCGGCACGAAGGGCTGACCGCCCTTGTCTCCTCCGTGCTACAGACCCGATCCGGGCAAGGCGGCGAAATTACCCTCTCGCCCAGCGGGCGATGTCTGCGGGTCGAAGCCTCGATCGCCGGAGGCAGCCGCGAGCAGGAAGCCTGCGCCGTATTTGTGTTTCACGACATCACGGAACTGCGCCGGCTGGAAAAAATCCGGAAAGATTTCGTCGCCAACGTGTCGCACGAACTGCGCACGCCGCTGACGTCCATCAAGGGCTATGTCGAGGCGCTGCTGGATGGGGGCAAAGACGAGCCGGCGACGGCGACGGCCTTCCTGGAAATCATCATGCGCCAGAGCAACCGGCTGAATCTGATTCTGGATGACCTGCTGCAGTTGTCGCAAATCGAGTCCGGGCAGGTCCTGTTCCGTCGTGAGCCGGTGGACTTACGGGCGCTGCTGGAACGAACCGTGGCGGTGATCAAACCCCTGGCGGACAAGAAACATCACACGATCGAGCTGTCACTCCCGGACGAATATTGGGTGGTCGAGGGCGATGAGGAACGGCTGGTGCAGGTCTTCATCAACCTGCTCGAAAACGCGGTGAAATACACCCCGGATCAGGGACGGATCTCCATGGCGATCCGCAACGCTACACACCTCCGGACGACCCCGCCCCGCGCGATGATCGAGATCGTCGTGGCCGACTCAGGAATCGGCATCCCTGAAGCGGACCGGCCGCGTGTCTTCGAGCGATTCTACCGGGTCGATAAAGCCCGCTCGCGCGAACTCGGCGGGACCGGGCTGGGCCTCGCCATCGTCAAGCATATCGTGGAAGCCCATAGCGGGCAGGTCTGGGTGGAAGGCAATACGCCCAGAGGGAGTCGATTCGTGGTCCACCTCCCCGTCGCGCAAGAATCGTCTACTGCAGTTTCGACAGAAACAGGTAGCAGATAG